One genomic window of Staphylococcus hsinchuensis includes the following:
- a CDS encoding glycerol-3-phosphate responsive antiterminator, whose translation MKPHILPAVRSMKDLEKLIKTDYTSCVLLDMHVGHVKSIIELLNKHHVGFYLHVDLIKGMSHDEFACEYLIQTYKPKGIISTKTKVINKAKSLGTTTVFRVFILDSQALQRSIQLIKRVEPDLVEVLPGIATKAINIINKETQTDVIAGGLINEVEEVDLAIENGARYITTSARTLW comes from the coding sequence GTGAAACCCCATATTTTACCAGCTGTAAGGTCAATGAAAGATTTAGAAAAGCTAATCAAAACGGATTATACTTCTTGTGTTTTGTTGGATATGCATGTCGGTCATGTTAAAAGCATTATAGAATTATTAAATAAACATCATGTAGGATTTTATTTACATGTTGATTTGATCAAAGGTATGAGTCACGACGAATTTGCTTGTGAATATTTAATTCAAACATATAAACCTAAGGGCATCATCTCTACAAAGACGAAAGTAATAAATAAAGCCAAATCATTAGGCACTACTACAGTTTTTCGCGTATTTATATTAGATAGCCAAGCGTTACAACGCAGCATTCAACTTATTAAACGCGTAGAGCCTGATCTCGTTGAAGTGTTACCTGGAATAGCTACTAAAGCTATAAATATCATTAATAAAGAGACCCAAACAGATGTCATCGCAGGCGGTTTAATAAATGAAGTAGAAGAAGTGGATTTAGCCATTGAAAATGGTGCGAGATATATTACTACGAGTGCAAGAACTTTATGGTAA
- the glpK gene encoding glycerol kinase GlpK translates to MEKYILSIDQGTTSSRAILFNKDGEIVGVAQREFKQYFPKSGWVEHDANEIWTSVLAVIAEVLNEQNIGADQIAGIGITNQRETTVVWDKKTNRPIYHAIVWQSRQTQSICQELKDKGLEDKFRKKTGLLLDPYFAGTKVKWILDNVDSAKEKAENGDLLFGTIDSWLVWKLSGGKAHITDYTNASRTLIYNIHDLEWDDELLEILDIPKSMLPEVKESSDVYANTIDYHFYGQEVPIAGIAGDQQAALFGQACFDRGDVKNTYGTGGFMLMNTGEEAVASESGLLTTIAYGLDGKVNYALEGSIFVSGSAIQWLRDGLRMINSAPQSENYAERVESSEGVYVVPAFVGLGTPYWDAEARGAVFGLTRGTEKEHFIRATLESLCYQTRDVLESMEKDSSIKVNSLRVDGGAVKNNFIMQFQSDLLNVGVERPEINETTALGAAYLAGLAVEFWENKDEIEDRRKIEKEFKPEMQEEEREKLYKGWKKAVEATQVFKPEE, encoded by the coding sequence ATGGAAAAGTATATTTTATCAATTGACCAAGGTACAACAAGCTCTAGAGCAATTTTATTCAATAAAGATGGTGAAATTGTAGGCGTTGCGCAACGTGAATTTAAGCAGTATTTTCCAAAATCAGGTTGGGTTGAACACGACGCGAATGAAATTTGGACTTCAGTTTTAGCGGTTATTGCTGAAGTGTTAAATGAACAAAATATCGGTGCAGATCAAATTGCAGGTATCGGTATTACAAACCAACGTGAAACGACAGTAGTTTGGGATAAAAAGACAAACCGTCCAATTTATCATGCGATTGTATGGCAATCTCGTCAGACACAAAGTATTTGCCAAGAGTTGAAAGATAAAGGATTGGAAGATAAATTCCGTAAAAAGACTGGTCTTTTACTAGATCCTTACTTTGCAGGAACAAAAGTTAAATGGATTCTTGACAATGTTGACAGTGCAAAAGAAAAAGCTGAAAATGGTGACTTATTATTCGGTACAATTGATTCATGGTTAGTATGGAAGTTATCAGGCGGTAAAGCCCACATTACAGACTATACAAATGCTAGCCGTACATTAATCTACAATATCCATGATTTAGAATGGGATGACGAATTATTAGAAATATTAGACATCCCTAAATCAATGTTACCTGAAGTTAAAGAATCAAGTGATGTTTACGCGAACACAATCGATTATCATTTCTATGGTCAAGAGGTACCAATCGCAGGTATCGCAGGTGACCAACAAGCTGCATTATTCGGTCAAGCTTGTTTCGACCGTGGAGACGTTAAAAACACTTACGGAACTGGCGGTTTCATGTTAATGAACACTGGTGAAGAAGCAGTAGCCTCAGAAAGTGGATTATTAACTACTATTGCATACGGATTAGATGGAAAAGTAAATTATGCACTTGAGGGTTCAATCTTCGTATCAGGTTCAGCAATTCAATGGTTAAGAGACGGATTAAGAATGATTAATTCAGCTCCACAATCTGAAAATTATGCAGAGCGAGTAGAATCATCTGAAGGTGTATATGTCGTACCTGCATTTGTTGGTCTAGGTACACCATATTGGGATGCTGAAGCACGTGGAGCAGTATTCGGATTAACACGTGGTACTGAAAAAGAACATTTCATCCGTGCTACATTGGAATCACTTTGTTACCAAACACGTGACGTTTTAGAATCAATGGAAAAAGATTCAAGCATCAAAGTAAATAGTTTACGTGTTGACGGTGGTGCTGTTAAAAATAACTTCATCATGCAATTCCAATCAGATTTATTAAATGTAGGTGTTGAACGTCCTGAGATTAATGAAACGACTGCTTTAGGTGCAGCATATCTAGCTGGACTTGCAGTTGAATTCTGGGAAAATAAAGACGAAATTGAAGATCGTAGAAAAATCGAAAAAGAATTTAAACCAGAAATGCAAGAAGAAGAAAGAGAAAAATTATATAAAGGTTGGAAGAAAGCAGTAGAAGCTACACAAGTATTCAAACCTGAAGAATAA
- a CDS encoding MIP/aquaporin family protein translates to MNVFFAEFLGTAILILFGGGVCANVNLKRSAGHGADWIVIAAGWGLAVTMGAYAVGGVSGAHLNPAVTLAFAMDGALKWSMVPGYIICQILGGIFGAFLVWLAYLAQWKHTEDKDAKLGVFSTAPTVKNYFANFLTEIVGTAILTLGLLFIGTNKIADGLNPLIVGGLIVAIGLSLGGPTGYAINPARDLGPRIAHAILPIAGKGESNWGYAIVPVLGPIAGGMIGAVIYRLFYKGAFDAMSVVGIVVLILTLVLGVVLNKSKKNKDIESVY, encoded by the coding sequence ATGAATGTATTTTTTGCTGAATTTTTGGGAACAGCAATTCTGATCTTGTTCGGTGGCGGTGTCTGTGCGAACGTTAACTTAAAGAGAAGTGCAGGACACGGTGCTGATTGGATTGTTATTGCTGCAGGTTGGGGACTTGCAGTTACTATGGGAGCTTATGCGGTAGGTGGCGTATCTGGTGCACATTTAAATCCCGCTGTAACGTTAGCATTCGCCATGGATGGAGCATTGAAATGGTCAATGGTTCCAGGTTATATTATTTGTCAAATTCTTGGTGGTATTTTTGGTGCGTTTCTAGTTTGGTTAGCGTATTTAGCACAATGGAAACATACAGAAGATAAAGATGCTAAATTAGGCGTTTTCTCTACAGCACCGACTGTTAAGAACTACTTTGCAAACTTCTTAACTGAGATTGTTGGGACTGCAATTTTAACATTAGGATTACTTTTCATTGGAACAAATAAAATTGCTGATGGGTTAAACCCATTAATCGTTGGTGGATTAATCGTAGCAATTGGTTTAAGTTTAGGCGGACCAACTGGTTATGCGATTAACCCTGCTCGTGATTTAGGACCTCGTATTGCACATGCTATCTTACCAATCGCAGGTAAAGGTGAATCAAATTGGGGCTATGCGATTGTACCGGTATTAGGACCTATTGCTGGTGGTATGATCGGTGCGGTAATTTATAGATTATTTTATAAAGGTGCATTTGATGCAATGTCAGTTGTAGGGATTGTAGTATTAATCCTAACGTTAGTTCTAGGCGTTGTGTTAAATAAATCTAAAAAAAATAAAGATATTGAATCTGTCTATTAA